One stretch of Micromonospora echinospora DNA includes these proteins:
- a CDS encoding SpoIIE family protein phosphatase gives MSGADTDPRARGDVFAVDGEIGPDLARVDWSAHPLGPPDTWPQSLRTSVRILLSSRFPMWMAWGPQLTFFCNAAYRRDTLGRKYPWALGRPANEVWTEIWDDIGPRVDTVLRTGEATWDEGLLLFLERAGYREETYHTFSYSPLRDDDGSLVGMLCVVSEDTERVIGERRMATLRDLGSDPSVIRTEQETLTFVSRQLARNRQDLPFTLTYLYDGGDARLVEATGLSAGHPAAPAVLSLTDPAAPWPAGALTEGESVRVALDGPTFADLPAGVWPAPPAEALVVPLRQQGGAPYGFLVAGLNRYRALDDGYRGFVELTAGHLATGIASARSYQAQQRRAEELAELDRAKTAFFSNISHEFRTPLTLIMGPVDELRGRLRDSDERVRAELDVIRRNGLRLGKLVNSLLDFSRIEAGRMQARYEPVDLAAVTADLASIFRSAIERAGLSFEVDCPPLPEPVHVDRGMWEKVVLNLLSNALKFTFDGTVRVLMRTEDGMAVLRIADTGIGVPAEEMPRLFERFHRIENARSRSDEGSGIGLALVKELISLHGGDIDAHSTVGGGTTFTIRVPFGTAHLPADALAPAAAGRTPVSAEPFVQEALRWLPADPGASAGGDDPAAADGPVQPLPGGAPARILVADDNADMREYLARLLRSAGHEVHTVADGRAALDAARARRHDLVVSDVMMPRLDGLQLVAALRADPRTAGTPVLLLSARAGQEASIEGLEAGADDYLVKPFPAAELLARVRANVELARLRNHHARWRTALVDSLQEAFFVCDEDGAVVEINAAFTDILGYGTEGLPYPAVQPWWPDQEAEPEAHRQVADAFSLLVGQSRGTYTVPVTHRDGHRIWISAAFNQVDDPDSGRRMIVGTFRDVTAEHYAVQRETALAGLSMRLSHADDLTDALLGVLDELRKLWRAAGVLTAVFGDEPAPLVTATDPAARWETLPGKRRQALLALRDTPLLTPVATRTHGAGIAVEHPHGTMALWIDLGEKRPFTEQDQTLLALLAGHIGQGLHRVHQIDQQRETALALQRAILGPAQLPAGFAVRYSPAAVPLKVGGDWYDTVELPDGRIGIVVGDCVGHGLGAATVMGQLRSACRALLLQDPGPARTLAALDRFAALLPGASCATVFCGVLDPATGLMRYSSAGHPPAIVVGADGTPQLLQHGRSRPLAVRPGEERPEAEATVPPRATLMLYTDGLVERRRQPITVGIARATDAIQQGHHAPVEVLATEIMDRLTPDGGYHDDVALLLYRHPGPLELDFPAESTRLAEVRSALRGWLDRCGLAPAHAYNILVAAGEACANAIEHGHRDNPGGRIRLRAAATADNLRLSVTDSGHWREREQAPDPHRGRGLVLMRALMDSISVTPGATGTTVDMQARITA, from the coding sequence ATGAGCGGCGCAGACACCGACCCGCGTGCGCGTGGCGACGTCTTCGCCGTCGACGGTGAGATCGGGCCGGACCTGGCGCGGGTCGACTGGTCCGCGCACCCGCTCGGGCCGCCGGACACCTGGCCGCAGAGCCTGCGGACCTCGGTGCGGATCCTGCTGTCCTCCCGGTTCCCGATGTGGATGGCCTGGGGACCGCAGCTGACGTTCTTCTGCAACGCCGCCTACCGGCGGGACACGCTCGGCCGAAAGTACCCGTGGGCGCTGGGCCGCCCGGCGAACGAGGTGTGGACCGAGATCTGGGACGACATCGGCCCCCGCGTCGACACCGTGCTGCGCACCGGCGAGGCGACCTGGGACGAGGGCCTGCTGCTGTTCCTGGAACGCGCCGGCTACCGGGAGGAGACGTACCACACGTTCTCCTACAGCCCGCTGCGCGACGACGACGGCAGCCTGGTCGGGATGCTCTGCGTGGTCAGCGAGGACACCGAGCGGGTCATCGGCGAGCGGCGGATGGCCACGCTGCGCGACCTCGGCTCGGACCCGAGCGTCATCCGCACCGAGCAGGAGACCCTCACGTTCGTCAGCCGCCAACTGGCCCGCAACCGGCAGGACCTGCCGTTCACCCTCACCTACCTGTACGACGGCGGCGACGCCCGGCTGGTGGAGGCGACCGGGCTGTCGGCCGGCCACCCGGCGGCCCCGGCCGTGCTGTCCCTCACCGACCCCGCCGCCCCGTGGCCGGCCGGCGCCCTCACCGAGGGCGAGTCGGTACGGGTGGCGCTCGACGGCCCGACCTTCGCCGACCTGCCCGCAGGTGTCTGGCCCGCCCCGCCGGCCGAGGCCCTGGTGGTGCCGCTGCGGCAGCAGGGCGGCGCGCCGTACGGGTTCCTGGTGGCAGGGCTGAACCGCTACCGGGCGCTGGACGACGGCTACCGCGGCTTCGTGGAGCTGACAGCTGGGCACCTGGCGACCGGCATCGCCAGCGCCCGCAGCTACCAGGCGCAGCAGCGGCGGGCCGAGGAGCTCGCCGAACTGGACCGCGCCAAGACCGCCTTCTTCTCCAACATCAGTCATGAGTTCCGCACCCCACTGACGTTGATCATGGGACCGGTGGACGAGCTGCGCGGCCGGCTGCGCGACTCCGACGAGCGGGTCCGCGCGGAGCTGGACGTCATCCGCCGCAACGGGCTTCGCCTGGGCAAGCTGGTCAACAGCCTGCTCGACTTCTCCCGGATCGAGGCGGGCCGGATGCAGGCCCGCTACGAGCCGGTGGACCTGGCCGCGGTGACCGCCGACCTGGCCAGCATCTTCCGGTCGGCGATCGAGCGCGCCGGACTCTCCTTCGAGGTCGACTGCCCGCCCCTGCCCGAACCGGTGCACGTGGACCGGGGGATGTGGGAGAAGGTGGTGCTCAACCTGCTCAGCAATGCGCTGAAGTTCACCTTCGACGGGACCGTGCGGGTGCTGATGCGCACCGAGGACGGGATGGCCGTGCTGCGGATCGCCGACACCGGCATCGGCGTCCCCGCCGAGGAGATGCCGCGCCTGTTCGAGAGGTTCCACCGCATCGAGAACGCCCGCTCCCGCTCCGACGAGGGCAGCGGGATCGGCCTCGCCCTGGTCAAGGAGCTGATCTCGCTGCACGGCGGCGACATCGACGCCCACAGCACCGTGGGCGGCGGCACCACCTTCACCATCCGGGTGCCGTTCGGCACCGCCCACCTGCCCGCCGACGCGCTCGCCCCGGCCGCCGCCGGCCGCACGCCCGTGTCCGCCGAGCCGTTCGTGCAGGAGGCGCTGCGCTGGCTGCCCGCCGACCCGGGTGCCTCGGCCGGCGGGGACGACCCGGCCGCGGCGGACGGGCCGGTCCAGCCGCTGCCCGGTGGGGCGCCGGCCCGCATCCTGGTGGCCGACGACAACGCCGACATGCGGGAGTACCTCGCCCGGCTGCTCCGCTCGGCCGGGCACGAGGTGCACACGGTGGCCGACGGGCGGGCCGCGTTGGACGCCGCCCGCGCGCGGCGGCACGACCTCGTGGTCAGCGACGTGATGATGCCCCGGCTCGACGGCCTGCAACTGGTGGCCGCGCTGCGCGCCGACCCCCGTACGGCCGGCACCCCGGTGCTGCTGCTGTCCGCCCGCGCCGGTCAGGAGGCCTCGATCGAAGGGCTGGAGGCCGGCGCCGACGACTACCTGGTCAAGCCGTTTCCGGCCGCCGAGCTGCTGGCCCGCGTACGCGCGAACGTGGAGCTGGCGCGGCTGCGCAACCACCACGCCCGCTGGCGCACCGCGCTCGTCGACTCGTTGCAGGAGGCGTTCTTCGTCTGCGACGAGGACGGCGCCGTGGTCGAGATCAACGCGGCGTTCACCGACATCCTCGGCTACGGGACCGAGGGCCTGCCCTATCCGGCGGTGCAGCCGTGGTGGCCGGACCAGGAGGCCGAACCCGAGGCGCACCGCCAGGTGGCCGACGCGTTCTCCCTGCTGGTCGGCCAGTCCCGGGGCACCTACACCGTGCCGGTGACCCACCGCGACGGGCACCGCATCTGGATCTCGGCCGCGTTCAACCAGGTCGACGACCCGGACAGCGGCCGGCGGATGATCGTGGGCACGTTCCGCGACGTCACCGCCGAGCACTACGCCGTCCAGCGGGAGACCGCCCTGGCCGGGCTCAGCATGCGGCTGTCCCATGCCGACGACCTCACCGACGCGCTGCTCGGCGTGCTGGACGAGCTGCGCAAGCTGTGGCGGGCCGCGGGCGTGCTCACCGCCGTCTTCGGTGACGAGCCCGCCCCCCTGGTGACCGCCACCGACCCGGCGGCCCGGTGGGAGACGCTGCCCGGCAAACGCCGGCAGGCGCTGCTCGCGCTGCGGGACACCCCGCTGCTGACGCCGGTGGCGACGCGTACGCACGGCGCCGGCATCGCCGTCGAGCACCCGCACGGCACCATGGCGCTCTGGATCGACCTGGGCGAGAAGCGGCCCTTCACCGAGCAGGACCAGACCCTGCTGGCGCTGCTGGCCGGCCACATCGGTCAGGGGCTGCACCGGGTGCACCAGATCGACCAGCAGCGGGAGACAGCGCTGGCCCTGCAGCGGGCGATCCTCGGCCCGGCGCAACTGCCCGCCGGCTTCGCCGTGCGGTACTCCCCCGCCGCGGTGCCGTTGAAGGTCGGCGGCGACTGGTACGACACGGTGGAGCTGCCGGACGGGCGCATCGGCATCGTGGTCGGCGACTGCGTGGGACACGGCCTGGGGGCCGCCACCGTGATGGGGCAGCTGCGCAGCGCCTGCCGCGCCCTGCTGTTGCAGGACCCCGGCCCGGCCCGGACGCTGGCGGCGCTGGACCGGTTCGCCGCGCTGCTTCCCGGCGCGTCCTGCGCCACCGTCTTCTGCGGCGTCCTCGACCCGGCCACCGGCCTGATGCGCTACTCCAGCGCCGGTCACCCACCGGCCATCGTGGTCGGCGCCGACGGCACGCCCCAGCTCCTGCAGCACGGCCGGTCCCGGCCGCTGGCCGTGCGTCCGGGTGAGGAACGCCCGGAGGCGGAGGCGACGGTGCCGCCGCGCGCCACCCTGATGCTCTACACCGACGGCCTGGTGGAACGCCGCCGCCAGCCGATCACCGTCGGCATCGCCCGCGCCACCGACGCCATCCAGCAGGGACACCACGCGCCGGTGGAGGTGCTCGCCACCGAGATCATGGACCGGCTCACCCCCGACGGCGGCTACCACGACGACGTGGCGTTGCTGCTCTACCGCCACCCCGGGCCGCTGGAGCTGGACTTCCCGGCCGAGTCGACGCGGCTGGCCGAGGTTCGTAGCGCGCTGCGGGGCTGGCTGGACCGCTGCGGGCTGGCCCCGGCCCACGCCTACAACATCCTGGTGGCGGCCGGGGAGGCGTGCGCCAACGCCATCGAGCACGGGCACCGCGACAATCCGGGCGGGCGGATCCGGCTGCGCGCCGCCGCCACCGCCGACAACCTGCGCCTGAGCGTCACCGACAGCGGTCACTGGCGGGAGCGGGAGCAGGCTCCCGACCCGCACCGCGGCCGAGGGCTCGTGCTCATGCGCGCGCTGATGGACAGCATCAGCGTCACCCCGGGGGCCACCGGCACCACAGTCGACATGCAGGCGAGGATCACCGCATGA
- a CDS encoding STAS domain-containing protein, whose amino-acid sequence MSASLTLTTSDRPDGVRVLTAVGEIDMSNASSFAEALAEAARPEGEPLVVDLTKVEYLDSAGLAALFPHADRIALIAGPLLEPLLAISGLADLTTVRRA is encoded by the coding sequence ATGAGCGCGTCCCTGACTCTGACCACGAGCGACCGCCCCGACGGCGTGCGCGTGCTGACCGCCGTCGGCGAGATCGACATGAGCAACGCGTCCTCGTTCGCCGAGGCGCTGGCGGAGGCGGCACGGCCCGAGGGCGAACCCCTGGTCGTGGACCTCACGAAGGTCGAGTACCTGGACAGCGCCGGCCTGGCCGCCCTGTTCCCGCACGCCGACCGGATCGCGCTGATCGCCGGTCCGCTGCTGGAGCCGCTGCTGGCCATCTCCGGGCTGGCCGACCTCACCACCGTCCGCCGCGCCTGA
- a CDS encoding universal stress protein produces the protein MTIHSQAPVVVGVDGSAASLDAVRVAAREAADRNRPLQVVHAFIWPLTRAPLTPAPGAPAGAGLRNQAERCVAEAVAEAGKVAPDVPVTGVVVDGAPAAVLVAESRDAALVVLGHRGLGGFAGLLIGSVTLQVSARAHCPVLVTRGEARADGPVVVGVDGSELSTAAVGFAYEEAARRDAPLVVVHAWLYPTPLGPGDILPLVYDPAELAEESRRVVAESIAGWAERYPDVPVRQRSVRGAPARVLVEESKSARLVVVGAHGRGALGGLLLGSVSHAVLHHAQSPLVIVRNAS, from the coding sequence ATGACAATCCACTCGCAGGCCCCCGTCGTGGTGGGCGTGGACGGCTCCGCCGCCTCGCTGGACGCGGTCCGGGTGGCCGCCCGCGAGGCCGCCGACCGGAATCGGCCGCTGCAGGTGGTGCACGCGTTCATCTGGCCGCTGACCCGCGCGCCGCTCACCCCGGCCCCGGGCGCGCCCGCCGGCGCCGGCCTGCGCAACCAGGCCGAACGCTGCGTCGCCGAGGCGGTCGCCGAGGCCGGCAAGGTCGCGCCGGACGTACCCGTCACCGGTGTGGTCGTCGACGGCGCGCCGGCGGCGGTGCTGGTCGCGGAGTCCCGCGACGCCGCGCTGGTCGTGCTCGGCCACCGTGGCCTGGGCGGCTTCGCCGGCCTGCTGATCGGTTCGGTCACCCTCCAGGTGTCCGCCCGCGCCCACTGCCCGGTGCTGGTGACGCGCGGCGAGGCGCGCGCCGACGGCCCCGTCGTGGTCGGTGTGGACGGCTCCGAGCTGTCCACCGCGGCGGTCGGCTTCGCGTACGAGGAGGCCGCCCGCCGGGACGCGCCGCTGGTCGTGGTGCACGCCTGGCTCTATCCCACCCCGCTCGGGCCCGGCGACATCCTGCCCCTGGTGTACGACCCGGCGGAGTTGGCCGAGGAGTCCCGGCGGGTCGTCGCCGAGTCGATCGCCGGCTGGGCCGAGCGCTACCCGGACGTGCCGGTACGGCAGCGGTCGGTCCGCGGCGCCCCGGCCCGGGTGCTGGTGGAGGAGTCGAAGTCCGCCCGGCTCGTCGTGGTCGGCGCGCACGGGCGGGGCGCGCTGGGCGGGCTGCTGCTCGGCTCGGTCAGCCACGCGGTGCTGCACCACGCCCAGTCCCCGCTGGTGATCGTGCGCAACGCCTCCTGA
- a CDS encoding cation-translocating P-type ATPase: protein MLGLPGAGGDDMEGNVVSNGGQGTTTPTEISPAPASGLGSAEAAARLRADGPNTVAAPRKRGLAGRIFRQLTDPLVALLLAAAVVTTLLRDYPDTAVIVLVVLINTAIGVVQEVRADRAVAALDRLAAPTARVVRDGRDLVLPAADLVRGDLVRLEAGDVVPADLDLTDAVRLSLDESALTGESVAVTRVAGEEASAGTVVTTGRATGTVVRTGAASALGRISALVAATRPAPTPLQRRLSSLGRVLGLTAVVLSGLVFAIGVFDGRPVTQMAVTAVSLVVAAVPESLPAVVTLALALGARRMAGSRAIPRRLHAVETLGSVTVIASDKTGTLTEGRMAVQHAVVPGRDRYAVTGTGYAPDGEVHHRGEPVSAPDELRGLARAGLLCNDATLTPPTDERPEWTAIGDPLEAALVTFAARCGLDPETTREAWPRVAEAPFDQDLRRMTTVHRRCDGRYLVVCKGAPENLLAPPLMDAGAEELAELTDAAHRLAAEGLRVLAVASAVVDTAPDPARPTGLRPLGLVAVGDPLRAAAPGIAAGFEEAGIRLVLITGDHPATAAAIGGRLGLWRDGDPLANGDDGDPGGAHPDTRVYARTQPEQKLDIIAGLQDRGHVVAMTGDGVNDAPALRRADIGVAMGGGTEVARQAADLVLVDDDLTTVATAIGEGRRIYDNIRRFLRYALAGGVAEIAVMLLGPLFGLPVPLLPAQILWINLLTHGVPGVALGAEPAEPGTLSRRPRSPQESVLGGGLGRDVLVTGALIAAATLGAGVWAAASDRPWQSVVFVVLGLAQLGVALAVRAIRTPGSRERNLALPVAVAISAVLQVAGVLLPPLRELLGTSPLSALDLLACAAIGVLPGLALRLTRRFHGTNGPRAETPDPARPAARRAG from the coding sequence ATGCTGGGATTGCCCGGCGCGGGCGGCGACGACATGGAGGGCAATGTGGTGAGCAACGGCGGGCAGGGCACAACGACGCCCACCGAGATCTCTCCGGCCCCCGCGAGCGGCCTCGGCTCGGCCGAGGCGGCCGCCCGGCTGCGCGCCGACGGGCCGAACACGGTGGCCGCGCCGCGCAAGCGCGGGCTGGCCGGCCGGATCTTCCGCCAGCTCACCGACCCCCTGGTGGCGCTGCTGCTGGCCGCCGCCGTGGTGACCACGCTGCTGCGCGACTATCCCGACACCGCGGTGATCGTGCTGGTCGTCCTGATCAACACCGCGATCGGCGTGGTGCAGGAGGTACGCGCCGACCGCGCGGTGGCGGCGCTGGACCGGCTCGCCGCGCCGACGGCGCGGGTGGTCCGTGACGGCCGTGACCTCGTGCTGCCCGCCGCCGACCTGGTCCGGGGCGATCTGGTCCGGCTGGAGGCCGGCGACGTGGTGCCCGCCGACCTGGACCTCACCGACGCGGTGCGGCTGAGCCTGGACGAGTCGGCGCTCACCGGTGAGTCGGTGGCGGTGACCCGGGTCGCGGGGGAGGAGGCGAGCGCCGGCACGGTGGTCACCACCGGCCGCGCCACCGGGACCGTGGTGCGCACCGGCGCGGCGAGCGCGCTGGGCCGCATCAGCGCCCTGGTCGCCGCGACCCGCCCGGCGCCCACTCCGCTGCAACGCCGCCTGTCCTCGCTCGGCCGGGTGCTCGGCCTGACCGCCGTGGTGCTCTCCGGGCTGGTCTTCGCGATCGGCGTGTTCGACGGACGCCCGGTCACGCAGATGGCGGTCACCGCGGTGAGCCTGGTGGTGGCGGCCGTACCGGAGTCGTTGCCCGCCGTCGTCACGCTCGCGCTCGCCCTGGGCGCGCGCCGGATGGCCGGCAGCCGGGCCATTCCCCGGCGGCTGCACGCGGTGGAGACCCTCGGTTCGGTCACCGTGATCGCCTCCGACAAGACCGGCACGCTCACCGAGGGGCGGATGGCGGTGCAGCACGCCGTCGTGCCCGGCCGCGATCGCTACGCCGTGACCGGCACCGGCTACGCGCCCGACGGCGAGGTGCACCACCGGGGCGAGCCGGTGAGCGCCCCGGACGAGCTGCGCGGCCTGGCCCGCGCCGGGCTGCTCTGCAACGACGCCACGCTGACCCCGCCGACCGACGAGCGGCCGGAGTGGACAGCGATCGGCGACCCGCTCGAGGCGGCGCTCGTCACGTTCGCGGCCCGCTGCGGCCTGGACCCGGAGACCACCCGCGAGGCCTGGCCCCGGGTGGCGGAGGCCCCGTTCGACCAGGACCTGCGCCGGATGACCACAGTGCACCGCCGCTGCGACGGGCGCTACCTCGTGGTCTGCAAGGGCGCGCCGGAGAACCTGCTGGCCCCGCCGCTGATGGACGCCGGCGCCGAGGAGCTGGCCGAGCTGACCGACGCCGCGCACCGGCTCGCCGCGGAAGGACTGCGGGTGCTGGCGGTCGCCTCCGCCGTGGTCGACACCGCGCCGGACCCGGCCCGGCCGACCGGCCTGCGCCCGCTGGGACTGGTCGCGGTCGGCGACCCGCTGCGCGCGGCGGCCCCCGGCATCGCCGCGGGCTTCGAGGAGGCCGGCATCCGGCTGGTCCTGATCACCGGCGACCACCCGGCGACCGCCGCCGCGATCGGCGGCCGGCTCGGGCTCTGGCGCGACGGCGACCCGCTCGCCAACGGCGACGACGGCGACCCGGGCGGCGCCCACCCCGACACCCGGGTGTACGCGCGGACCCAGCCGGAGCAGAAGCTCGACATCATCGCCGGCCTCCAGGACCGGGGACACGTGGTCGCGATGACCGGCGACGGCGTCAACGACGCCCCGGCGCTGCGCCGCGCCGACATCGGCGTGGCCATGGGCGGCGGCACCGAGGTCGCCCGGCAGGCCGCCGACCTGGTGCTCGTCGACGACGACCTCACCACAGTGGCGACCGCCATCGGCGAGGGCCGCCGGATCTACGACAACATCCGCCGGTTCCTGCGCTACGCGCTCGCCGGCGGGGTCGCCGAGATCGCGGTGATGCTGCTCGGCCCGCTGTTCGGGCTGCCCGTACCGCTGCTGCCGGCACAGATCCTCTGGATCAACCTGCTCACCCACGGGGTACCCGGGGTGGCGCTGGGCGCGGAGCCGGCCGAGCCGGGCACGCTGAGCCGCCGGCCCCGCTCGCCGCAGGAGTCGGTGCTCGGCGGCGGCCTCGGCCGGGACGTGCTGGTCACCGGCGCGCTCATCGCCGCCGCGACGCTCGGCGCCGGCGTGTGGGCCGCGGCGTCGGACCGGCCCTGGCAGTCGGTGGTCTTCGTGGTGCTCGGTTTGGCCCAGCTCGGCGTGGCGCTGGCCGTCCGCGCGATCCGCACCCCGGGCTCCCGTGAGCGCAACCTCGCGCTGCCGGTGGCGGTCGCCATCTCCGCGGTCCTCCAGGTGGCGGGCGTGCTGCTGCCGCCGCTGCGCGAGCTGCTCGGCACGTCCCCGCTCAGCGCGCTCGACCTGCTCGCCTGCGCCGCGATCGGCGTGCTGCCCGGGCTGGCGCTGCGGCTGACCCGCCGCTTCCACGGGACCAACGGCCCTCGGGCCGAGACCCCGGACCCTGCCCGGCCGGCCGCCCGACGGGCAGGCTGA
- a CDS encoding ribonuclease: protein MTDPERFQRQQEGALERGQVFQDAEGRRTRDPGAGAENAESEADRNAERLARGEVGPGVPED, encoded by the coding sequence ATGACTGATCCGGAGCGGTTCCAGCGGCAGCAGGAGGGCGCGCTCGAGCGCGGGCAGGTGTTCCAGGACGCCGAGGGGCGGCGGACCCGGGACCCGGGCGCCGGGGCGGAGAACGCGGAGAGCGAGGCGGACCGCAACGCCGAGCGCCTGGCGCGCGGCGAGGTGGGCCCGGGCGTCCCGGAGGACTGA
- a CDS encoding MFS transporter gives MRRNACLFVAISLLSGLGGSAMALVSGIWILDLTGSTGLAALAGLCVYAPTLAGPWLGGLLDRVPRRPLVIGVDLTLAAALLSLLAVRGPGDTWLIYAVSLAYGIGYVLVDAGETALLPAALPPARLADVNGWRSSAQEGMKLVAPLAGAGLYAWRGGHVVAVLAAVVPVLVAALYGALRLTRAEPAFPTAPAAGLRDGLAALLARRAVRVPVALAAVSIAMSGFTTAALYDVVVTSLALPSTFLGVLASAQGGGSLLAGLFVGRLVRRHGEIAVGVTGAVLFATGCLGRCLPWWPGTLAASVVIGVGLPWTLVAAVTAVQTYTPQAMLGRVAGTANTAMFGPITLAIPLGSAAVAVGGRPPLVAAAVACLAAALAASVRPGGQPAAGGPDRWRISSGRERSRSFR, from the coding sequence ATGCGCCGCAACGCCTGCCTGTTCGTGGCCATCTCGCTGCTGTCCGGCCTGGGCGGAAGCGCCATGGCCCTGGTCTCCGGCATCTGGATCCTGGACCTGACCGGCTCCACCGGGCTCGCGGCGCTGGCCGGCCTCTGCGTCTACGCCCCGACCCTGGCCGGCCCCTGGCTCGGCGGCCTGCTCGACCGGGTGCCCCGGCGGCCCCTGGTGATCGGCGTGGACCTCACGCTCGCCGCCGCGCTGCTGAGCCTGCTGGCGGTTCGAGGGCCCGGCGACACGTGGCTGATCTACGCCGTCTCACTCGCGTACGGCATCGGCTACGTGCTCGTCGACGCCGGCGAGACCGCGCTGCTGCCCGCCGCGCTCCCCCCGGCCCGGCTGGCCGACGTCAACGGCTGGCGGTCGAGCGCGCAGGAGGGCATGAAACTGGTGGCGCCGCTGGCCGGGGCGGGCCTGTACGCGTGGCGGGGCGGGCACGTCGTCGCGGTGCTCGCCGCCGTCGTACCGGTGCTCGTGGCCGCCCTGTACGGCGCGCTGCGCCTGACCCGGGCGGAACCCGCTTTCCCGACCGCGCCCGCGGCAGGGCTGCGGGACGGGCTCGCCGCGCTGCTGGCCCGGCGGGCGGTACGCGTACCGGTGGCGCTCGCGGCGGTGTCCATCGCGATGTCCGGCTTCACCACCGCGGCGCTGTACGACGTGGTGGTGACGAGCCTGGCGCTGCCGTCGACATTCCTCGGCGTGCTGGCCAGCGCGCAGGGCGGCGGCTCGCTGCTCGCCGGGCTGTTCGTCGGGCGGCTCGTCCGCCGCCACGGCGAGATCGCGGTCGGGGTCACCGGCGCCGTCCTGTTCGCCACCGGCTGTCTGGGACGCTGCCTGCCGTGGTGGCCGGGCACGCTCGCCGCCTCGGTGGTGATCGGCGTCGGCCTGCCGTGGACGCTCGTCGCGGCGGTCACCGCCGTGCAGACGTACACGCCGCAGGCGATGCTCGGGCGGGTCGCCGGGACGGCGAACACGGCGATGTTCGGCCCGATCACGCTGGCCATCCCGCTCGGGTCGGCGGCGGTCGCCGTCGGCGGCCGGCCACCGCTGGTGGCCGCCGCCGTGGCGTGCCTGGCCGCGGCGCTGGCGGCGTCCGTCCGGCCGGGTGGTCAGCCCGCGGCCGGCGGGCCGGACAGGTGGCGGATCAGCTCCGGCCGGGAGCGCAGCCGCAGCTTCCGGTAG
- a CDS encoding helix-turn-helix transcriptional regulator: protein MGTPFSDAPTSAGGSARATDDVFLLAYALPRLAGLEWRTGRLHAAYQAASEAVRIAEQVALPVLRAETLAALALVEALLGEEPEALAHVDDARRLLPGEFREIEVRLRYAIGVAAVVGARWREAVTELELVRRAQRDGGIAEPGWLPVAGELAEAYAHLSDPQRSARRLRDLAGTGGPAARAAAGRVEGLLAADRDLDEVFAAALARCDPAVVPLERARTLLSYGQRLRRARRRRDARVQLHAALRLFEALGAQGWARRCRTEIDATGRRPPDPGDRTVDRLTGQERLIALHAAEGLTNREIAARVFLSPKTVEYHLGNVYRKLRLRSRPELIRHLSGPPAAG from the coding sequence GTGGGGACGCCCTTCTCGGACGCGCCGACGAGTGCCGGCGGCTCGGCGCGCGCCACCGACGACGTGTTCCTGCTGGCGTACGCCCTGCCCCGGCTCGCCGGACTGGAGTGGCGCACCGGCCGGCTGCACGCGGCGTACCAGGCCGCATCCGAGGCGGTCCGGATCGCCGAGCAGGTGGCGCTTCCGGTGCTGCGGGCGGAGACGCTGGCCGCGCTGGCCCTGGTGGAGGCGCTGCTCGGTGAGGAGCCGGAGGCGCTCGCGCACGTCGACGACGCCCGCCGCCTCCTGCCCGGCGAGTTCCGGGAGATCGAGGTCCGGCTGCGCTACGCCATCGGCGTCGCGGCGGTGGTGGGTGCGCGTTGGCGCGAGGCCGTGACCGAGCTGGAACTCGTCCGCCGCGCCCAGCGCGACGGCGGCATCGCCGAACCGGGGTGGCTCCCCGTCGCGGGCGAGCTGGCCGAGGCGTACGCGCACCTGTCCGACCCGCAGCGGTCGGCGCGGCGGCTGCGCGACCTGGCCGGCACGGGTGGGCCTGCCGCCCGCGCCGCCGCTGGGCGGGTCGAGGGCCTGCTCGCCGCCGATCGGGACCTGGACGAGGTCTTCGCGGCGGCGCTGGCCCGGTGCGATCCCGCCGTCGTCCCGCTGGAACGAGCCCGGACGCTGCTCAGCTACGGGCAGCGGCTGCGCCGGGCACGGCGCCGCCGGGACGCGCGGGTCCAGTTGCACGCCGCGCTGCGGCTGTTCGAGGCGCTCGGCGCGCAGGGCTGGGCGCGGCGGTGCCGCACCGAGATCGACGCCACCGGCCGGCGGCCGCCGGACCCCGGCGACCGGACCGTCGACCGGCTGACCGGCCAGGAACGCCTGATCGCCCTGCACGCGGCGGAGGGCCTGACGAACCGGGAGATCGCGGCCCGGGTCTTCCTGTCACCGAAGACCGTCGAGTACCACCTCGGCAACGTCTACCGGAAGCTGCGGCTGCGCTCCCGGCCGGAGCTGATCCGCCACCTGTCCGGCCCGCCGGCCGCGGGCTGA
- a CDS encoding RICIN domain-containing protein: MRSEGRHHDQEESGHYAIVNYGSGKCLEVDRFGTPSSLGGPVVQRTCDGQAVQRWSPVGQSTYTFVNQFSGMCVDVRNGVNADGTPLQQWACTGTSSMKWTVSPNSFAGVHQIKSQIGGRCMDVRGGSDADGATVQIYRCTGFGNPAQVWSFAAV; encoded by the coding sequence ATCCGATCCGAGGGGAGACATCATGATCAGGAAGAGAGCGGCCACTACGCCATCGTCAACTACGGCAGCGGGAAGTGCCTGGAGGTGGACCGGTTCGGCACGCCGTCGTCACTCGGCGGGCCAGTGGTGCAGCGCACCTGCGACGGGCAGGCCGTGCAGCGCTGGTCGCCGGTGGGCCAGAGCACCTACACGTTCGTCAACCAGTTCAGCGGCATGTGCGTGGACGTCCGCAACGGGGTCAACGCCGACGGCACACCGTTGCAGCAGTGGGCCTGCACCGGCACGTCGAGCATGAAGTGGACGGTCAGCCCGAACTCCTTCGCCGGGGTGCACCAGATCAAGTCGCAGATCGGCGGCCGGTGCATGGACGTGCGGGGTGGATCGGACGCCGACGGCGCGACCGTCCAGATCTACCGCTGCACCGGGTTCGGCAACCCGGCCCAGGTCTGGTCGTTCGCAGCCGTCTGA